One Halobacterium sp. DL1 DNA window includes the following coding sequences:
- a CDS encoding phosphoribosylaminoimidazole-succinocarboxamide synthase (catalyzes the formation of (S)-2-(5-amino-1-(5-phospho-D-ribosyl)imidazole-4-carboxamido)succinate from 5-amino-1-(5-phospho-D-ribosyl)imidazole-4-carboxylate and L-aspartate in purine biosynthesis; SAICAR synthase) produces the protein MTSVKDLRVEEPPTRESLGRGVFEFSDRYSVFDWGEMPDLIPRKGASLATMGAFNFELLETEGVPTHYEGVRTDSGDTVALADAPEPPTEMVVALTQVPDLPFENGSYDYDAYHEAAAGNYLVPLEVVFRNSVPVGSSLRKRRDSADFDLDFEEWPDERVDLPSPVVEFSTKYEEQDRYLTREEADHIAGRASIEDLEALAREVNRVVTERAERAGFVHEDGKIECLYVDGEVRVADVVGTFDENRFGFEGREVSKEVVRQYYKRADPEWVEAVAAAKQEADDRGVADWRALCEASPDPLPEELVQATSEMYAAGANRYTDHEWFDAPPLGEALAAFDQ, from the coding sequence ATGACGAGCGTCAAGGACCTCCGGGTGGAGGAGCCACCGACCCGGGAGTCGCTGGGTCGCGGCGTCTTCGAGTTCAGCGACCGCTACTCCGTCTTCGACTGGGGGGAGATGCCCGACCTGATTCCGCGCAAGGGCGCCAGCCTCGCCACGATGGGCGCGTTCAACTTCGAACTCCTCGAGACCGAGGGGGTGCCGACGCACTACGAGGGTGTTCGGACAGACAGCGGTGACACGGTCGCGCTCGCGGACGCCCCCGAACCCCCGACCGAGATGGTCGTCGCGCTCACGCAGGTGCCCGACCTCCCGTTCGAGAACGGGAGCTACGACTACGACGCCTACCACGAGGCCGCTGCCGGGAACTACCTCGTGCCCCTGGAGGTCGTCTTCCGGAACAGCGTCCCGGTGGGGTCGAGTCTCCGGAAGCGCCGCGACTCCGCGGACTTCGACCTCGACTTCGAGGAGTGGCCCGACGAGCGCGTCGACCTCCCGAGTCCGGTCGTGGAGTTCTCCACGAAGTACGAGGAGCAGGACCGCTACCTCACACGGGAGGAAGCCGACCACATCGCGGGCCGCGCGAGTATCGAGGACCTCGAAGCGCTTGCCCGCGAGGTGAACCGCGTCGTCACCGAGCGCGCCGAGCGCGCGGGCTTCGTCCACGAAGACGGGAAGATAGAGTGTCTCTACGTCGACGGCGAGGTCCGCGTCGCGGACGTCGTCGGCACGTTCGACGAGAACCGCTTCGGGTTCGAGGGCCGCGAGGTCTCCAAGGAGGTCGTCAGGCAGTACTACAAGCGCGCCGACCCCGAGTGGGTCGAGGCCGTCGCGGCGGCCAAACAGGAGGCCGACGACCGCGGCGTCGCGGACTGGCGCGCGCTCTGCGAGGCGTCCCCGGACCCGCTTCCCGAGGAACTCGTGCAGGCCACCTCAGAGATGTACGCGGCGGGCGCGAACCGCTACACGGACCACGAGTGGTTCGACGCGCCGCCGCTCGGCGAGGCGCTCGCCGCGTTCGACCAGTGA
- a CDS encoding antibiotic resistance protein VanZ, whose amino-acid sequence MRSPRWGAVAAAVGLVVVAASLVPGSTGAASALPANADKLLHAGGYAALSFSVAAAMRARTVRTLAVVVLAVAALGGAVELVQPAVGRTLSLLDAAANLVGASVGATIRWLVTARTADSLAD is encoded by the coding sequence GTGAGGTCGCCGCGGTGGGGCGCGGTCGCCGCCGCCGTCGGCCTGGTCGTCGTGGCGGCGTCGCTGGTCCCCGGCTCCACGGGTGCAGCCAGCGCTCTCCCCGCGAACGCGGACAAACTCCTCCACGCCGGGGGCTACGCGGCACTCTCGTTCTCCGTCGCCGCCGCAATGCGGGCCCGAACCGTCCGCACACTCGCGGTAGTCGTCCTCGCCGTCGCGGCTCTCGGCGGCGCCGTCGAACTCGTCCAGCCGGCAGTCGGCCGCACCCTCAGCCTCCTCGACGCCGCCGCGAACCTCGTGGGCGCTTCAGTCGGCGCCACCATCCGATGGCTCGTAACAGCCCGGACAGCCGACAGCCTGGCGGATTGA
- a CDS encoding radical SAM protein, with protein sequence MPGDEAYDVEVDVSDADRERALAVRPKDVDPADELTFARNVFVPLTTACRYTCTYCTYYDVPGEATLLSPEDVRETCRTGAEAGCTEALFTFGDDPDDRYTEIHDQLAEWGHDSIHDYLREVCEIALDEGLLPHANPGDQTREQMERVADLNASMGVMLETTADVQAHGGPRAKNPGQRLHTIRTAGELGVPFTTGILVGIGEDVEDRAESLLAIRDLHERYGHVQEVIVQPVSPNERWQADPPSEATMRRTVAMARAVLPEEVAVQVPPNLADARALLDCGVEDLGGVSPVTDDYINPDYAWPALRELADIAEHGGVPLRERLPVYERFLPDGVRDGDGSLENEWVGERIGRALIADDDAGRRYRAVLDD encoded by the coding sequence ATTCCGGGCGACGAGGCGTACGACGTCGAGGTGGACGTCTCCGACGCGGACCGGGAGCGCGCGCTCGCCGTCCGTCCCAAGGACGTCGACCCGGCCGACGAACTGACGTTCGCGCGGAACGTCTTCGTCCCGCTGACCACCGCGTGTCGGTACACCTGCACGTACTGCACCTACTACGACGTCCCCGGCGAGGCGACGCTACTGAGCCCCGAGGACGTCCGCGAGACGTGTCGCACCGGCGCCGAGGCCGGCTGTACGGAGGCGCTGTTCACGTTCGGCGACGACCCCGACGACCGTTACACGGAGATTCACGACCAGCTAGCCGAGTGGGGCCACGACTCCATCCACGACTACCTCCGCGAGGTCTGCGAGATAGCCCTCGACGAGGGGTTGCTCCCGCACGCGAACCCCGGCGACCAGACCCGCGAGCAGATGGAACGGGTCGCGGACCTGAACGCCTCGATGGGCGTCATGCTGGAGACGACGGCCGACGTGCAGGCCCACGGCGGCCCCCGGGCGAAGAACCCCGGCCAGCGACTCCACACCATCCGGACCGCGGGCGAACTCGGCGTCCCGTTCACCACCGGCATCCTCGTCGGCATCGGCGAGGACGTCGAGGACCGCGCCGAGAGCCTGCTCGCCATCCGTGACCTCCACGAGCGCTACGGGCACGTCCAGGAGGTCATCGTCCAGCCGGTCAGCCCGAACGAGCGCTGGCAGGCGGACCCGCCGAGCGAGGCGACGATGCGCCGGACGGTGGCGATGGCGCGAGCAGTGCTCCCGGAGGAGGTGGCCGTGCAGGTGCCGCCGAACCTCGCGGACGCCCGGGCGCTGCTGGACTGCGGGGTCGAGGACCTGGGTGGCGTCTCCCCAGTCACTGACGACTACATCAACCCGGACTACGCGTGGCCCGCGCTCCGCGAACTCGCGGACATCGCGGAGCACGGCGGCGTCCCGCTGCGCGAGCGACTCCCCGTTTACGAGCGGTTCCTCCCCGACGGCGTGCGGGACGGCGACGGGAGCCTGGAGAACGAGTGGGTGGGCGAGCGCATCGGCCGCGCGCTGATTGCGGACGACGACGCGGGCCGGCGCTACCGCGCTGTCCTGGACGACTAG
- a CDS encoding membrane protein: protein MMSTTHAAIGVTLAASTLWVAPELAVPAALGAMAGGIFPDLDVAYVAHRKTLHYPELYWPFVAVGFVVAVLAPSPITAGAAFFLLSAAVHSVTDMFGGGLGSRPWSNDDQRGVYAHRRGRWIAPRRWVRYDGSPEDLLVVAAFSLPGLLLYGDLVRRLTLAMLSVSAVYVLVRKPIGRLGERLDV from the coding sequence ATGATGAGCACCACCCACGCCGCCATCGGCGTCACGCTCGCAGCGAGCACGCTGTGGGTCGCCCCCGAACTCGCCGTTCCGGCGGCGCTCGGCGCGATGGCCGGCGGCATCTTCCCGGACCTCGACGTCGCGTACGTCGCCCACCGCAAGACGCTGCACTACCCCGAACTGTACTGGCCGTTCGTCGCCGTCGGCTTCGTCGTCGCCGTGCTCGCGCCGTCGCCGATCACCGCCGGCGCCGCGTTCTTCCTGCTCTCCGCCGCCGTCCACTCCGTCACAGACATGTTCGGCGGCGGCCTCGGCTCCCGGCCGTGGAGCAACGACGACCAGCGCGGCGTCTACGCTCACCGCCGCGGCCGGTGGATTGCGCCCCGGCGCTGGGTCCGCTACGACGGCTCACCGGAGGACCTGCTCGTCGTCGCCGCGTTCTCACTGCCCGGCCTCCTGCTGTACGGCGACCTGGTCCGTCGGCTCACGCTGGCGATGCTGTCGGTGTCGGCGGTGTACGTTCTCGTCAGGAAACCCATCGGGCGGCTCGGCGAGCGCCTCGACGTCTAG
- a CDS encoding FO synthase, with the protein MTDAGEFDFDVVPDTDQSFENALSKARAGDRLTVDDGIELITTGTDVEGIDPRRKELVLEAADRRRAEVVGDEVTFVANVNNNVTTACNTGCLFCNFKDTAHRFETDHDEAHAGFTKTPEESHDAVADAVERGVYEVTSVSGLHPAFGLNEEHREALDPQNQEHNYKPPERYDTDPHTYVEQIRAMSEAGAHVHSITPEEAEHAQRGVEWGYREVYQQLADAGLDTVPGTAAEILVDEVRDVICPGKISTDEWVAAMEAAADVGLPMTATIMYGHVDNAAHRVHHLDVIRGLQDRTDNITEFVPLSFVHRETPLFDRGVVTGGASDAEDELMVAVSRLFLDNVEHIQSSWVKFGNAKGLKLLNCGADDFMGTILSEEITKRAGGQHGEFRSVRDYAEMISAIGRTPVERSTDYTERRVVDPDEDPLGPRLGPQADGTPLVPERDADAASGTASADD; encoded by the coding sequence ATGACCGACGCCGGCGAGTTCGATTTCGACGTGGTCCCCGACACCGACCAGTCGTTCGAGAACGCGCTGTCGAAGGCGCGCGCCGGCGACCGCCTCACCGTCGACGACGGCATCGAACTCATCACCACCGGCACGGACGTCGAGGGCATCGACCCCCGGCGGAAGGAACTCGTCCTCGAGGCCGCCGACCGCCGCCGCGCCGAGGTGGTCGGCGACGAGGTGACGTTCGTCGCGAACGTGAACAACAACGTCACGACGGCCTGCAACACGGGCTGCCTGTTCTGCAACTTCAAGGACACCGCCCACCGGTTCGAGACCGACCACGACGAGGCCCACGCCGGCTTCACGAAGACGCCCGAGGAGTCCCACGACGCCGTCGCCGACGCTGTCGAGCGCGGCGTCTACGAGGTCACGTCCGTCTCGGGGCTCCACCCCGCCTTCGGCCTGAACGAGGAACACCGCGAGGCCCTCGACCCCCAGAACCAGGAGCACAACTACAAGCCCCCCGAGCGCTACGACACGGACCCGCACACGTACGTCGAGCAGATACGCGCGATGAGCGAGGCCGGCGCCCACGTCCACTCGATCACCCCGGAGGAAGCCGAACACGCCCAGCGCGGCGTCGAGTGGGGCTACCGCGAGGTGTACCAGCAACTCGCCGACGCGGGCCTGGACACCGTCCCGGGCACCGCCGCCGAGATTCTCGTCGACGAGGTCCGGGACGTCATCTGTCCAGGGAAGATATCGACCGACGAGTGGGTCGCTGCGATGGAGGCGGCCGCCGACGTCGGCCTCCCGATGACCGCGACCATCATGTACGGTCACGTCGACAACGCCGCCCACCGCGTCCACCACCTCGACGTAATCCGGGGCCTGCAGGACCGCACGGACAACATCACGGAGTTCGTTCCGCTCTCGTTCGTCCACCGGGAGACGCCGCTGTTCGACCGCGGCGTCGTCACCGGCGGCGCCAGCGACGCCGAGGACGAACTGATGGTCGCGGTGTCTCGGCTCTTCCTCGACAACGTCGAACACATCCAGTCGTCGTGGGTGAAGTTCGGGAACGCGAAGGGCCTGAAACTGCTCAACTGCGGCGCCGACGACTTCATGGGCACCATCCTCTCCGAGGAGATCACGAAGCGTGCGGGCGGCCAGCACGGCGAGTTCCGCTCCGTCCGTGACTACGCCGAGATGATATCGGCCATCGGCCGCACGCCCGTCGAGCGCTCGACGGACTACACTGAACGCCGCGTCGTCGACCCCGACGAGGACCCCCTCGGCCCCCGACTCGGGCCGCAGGCGGACGGCACGCCGCTGGTCCCCGAACGCGACGCCGACGCCGCCTCCGGGACGGCCAGCGCGGACGACTGA
- a CDS encoding Elongator protein 3/MiaB/NifB produces MSEPSAEVYEQGRGMDAHNKVMRELRDEKGSKDYAPDEPTRVWLDEDNTPDGVYQSLTIILNTGGCRWARAGGCTMCGYVAESVEGGSVAHEDLMKQVDACLAHEREEADEQSGLIKIYTSGSFLDEREVPAETRQAIAETFSDRERIVVESLPDFVDREKIADFTSVGLKTDVAVGLETANDRVRHDCVNKYFDFSDFEAACAEAREADAAAATAGAGVKAYLLMKPPFLAESEAIADMEQSIRRCADVEGCHTVSMNPTNVQRYTMVDQLHFRGGYRPPWLWSVAAVLESTADADAIVVSDPVGHGSDRGPHNCGECDDLVQEAIKDFDLRQDPSVFSEVSCECEATHEAVVEREKSYNLPLAE; encoded by the coding sequence ATGAGCGAGCCGAGCGCGGAGGTCTACGAGCAGGGGCGGGGGATGGACGCCCACAACAAGGTGATGCGGGAGCTGCGGGACGAGAAGGGGTCGAAGGACTACGCGCCGGACGAGCCGACGCGGGTCTGGCTGGACGAGGACAACACGCCGGACGGCGTCTACCAGAGCCTCACCATCATCCTGAACACCGGCGGCTGTCGGTGGGCGCGGGCCGGCGGCTGCACGATGTGCGGCTACGTCGCGGAGTCCGTCGAGGGCGGGAGCGTCGCCCACGAGGATCTGATGAAGCAGGTCGACGCTTGCCTGGCCCACGAGCGCGAGGAGGCCGACGAGCAGAGCGGCCTGATCAAGATCTACACGAGCGGGTCGTTCCTCGACGAGCGGGAGGTGCCCGCGGAGACGCGACAGGCCATCGCCGAGACGTTCAGCGACCGCGAGCGCATCGTCGTGGAGAGCCTGCCGGACTTCGTCGACCGGGAGAAGATCGCAGATTTCACCTCGGTGGGCCTGAAGACGGACGTCGCAGTGGGCCTCGAAACCGCCAACGACCGCGTGCGCCACGACTGCGTGAACAAGTACTTCGACTTCAGCGACTTCGAGGCGGCGTGCGCGGAGGCTCGCGAGGCCGACGCGGCCGCGGCGACCGCGGGCGCCGGCGTGAAGGCGTACCTGCTGATGAAGCCGCCGTTCCTCGCGGAGTCCGAGGCCATCGCGGACATGGAGCAGTCCATCCGACGCTGTGCGGACGTCGAGGGCTGCCACACCGTCTCGATGAACCCGACGAACGTCCAGCGCTACACGATGGTCGACCAGCTGCACTTCCGGGGCGGCTACCGGCCGCCGTGGCTCTGGTCGGTCGCAGCGGTCCTCGAATCGACCGCAGACGCGGACGCCATCGTCGTCTCCGACCCCGTGGGTCACGGCAGCGACCGCGGGCCGCACAACTGCGGCGAGTGCGACGACCTGGTCCAGGAGGCCATCAAGGACTTCGACCTCCGGCAGGACCCCTCCGTGTTCTCGGAGGTGTCCTGTGAGTGCGAGGCGACCCACGAGGCCGTCGTGGAGCGCGAGAAGAGCTACAACCTGCCGCTCGCGGAGTAG